In Hyalangium minutum, the genomic stretch CACGCGCCAGCGGCTGAACCAGTGTCTGAAGCGGAACGGCTCTCCGAAGAGCTCGCTGGCGAGGATGTTCAGGAGGGGATCGATGGGACCCTCGGAGGACCAGATCCTCGCCATGTCCAGGTAGATCTCCCGCAGCTGTGGATCCTCCCGCGTGGCGCGCGTGCCCAGGAGCACCAGGGCCTTCACGCGCTCGGGGTAGCGCAGCGCGGCGCGCAGGGCGCACTGGCCGCCCAGGTTCACGCCTCCCACCACGGCCTGATCGATGCCGAGGTAGTCGAGCAGCGCAATGCAGTCATCCGCCGAATCCCAGAGCGAGAAGGGCTTGCCGTCCCAGTGCGTGCGGCCCAGCGCGCGCGCGTCCCACCGGATGATGCGGAACTCCGGCGCCAGCACGAGCGCCTGGGGATCGAACATCCGGCTGTCCAGCGGGAAGTCGTGTCCCAGGATGAGCGGGCGCCCAGGCCCGCCCGTGTCTTCGTAGTGGATGTTCTGGCCGTGCAGCGAGGCAAAGGGCATGCGTGCGGCGACGATGCCCGGGCTACCCCCCGCCAGGGGATACCACTCGAGGCGTATCCCCGCGCGAGCCGTGGCGCGAGGCTTACGCGCGTCCGAGCGTCTGCCATTGCACGCGCACGGAAGGTCGGCTACGGCGCAAGGCCTTGCCAGCCTCTCTTTCGGGAGCTGCACGGAGGTACCGAGATGAAGGGAACCATCCTGAAGATCGTCCAGGCAGGAGACCCGGTGCTGCGGCAGCAGGCCCGGGACCTGACTCCCGAGGAGATCTCCAGCCCCGAGGTGAAGGCGCTCATCGAGCGCATGCGCGACACGATGCGCGACACCCCCGGCGTGGGGCTGGCCGCGCCGCAGGTGGGCGTGAGCCTGCGGCTGGTGGTGGTGGAGGACCGGGCCGAGTACCAGGCGGGGCTCTCGCCTGAGGAACTGGCCCTGCGCGAGCGCAAGCCAGTGCCCTTCCACGTCCTCATCAACCCACGGCTGGTGGTGGAGGACCCGACCCCCGCGGAGTTCTACGAGGGGTGCCTGAGCGCGAGCGGCTACGCGGCCCTGGTCCGGCGTGCGAGCGGCGTGCGCGTGGAGGCCCTGGATGAGAATGGGAAGCCCGTCTCCATCTCGGCCCGAGGCTGGTACGCCCGCATCCTCCAGCACGAGGTGGATCACCTGGAGGGCACGCTCTACCTGGACCGGATGGAGACGCGCAGCTTCACCACGGCCGAGAACCAGCGCCGCTACTGGGCCGGGCGCACCACGGCGCAGGTCCGCGAGGCGCTCGGGCTGCAGAACCCCTCGAAGTAAGAGGGTGCACGAGCCGGTGGTTCACGGCCCGTCAGAGCTGGAATTGTTCTGTGGTAGACTTTGCCCCTCATCACTTGAGGGGGAGTTCATGTCATTCCGCGCTTCGACCTGGGCCGCTATCGCAGGGCTATGCCTGTGCACCTGCCGTCACGCGCCGCCCCAAAGCGGTACCCAGATTCCGGAGGATGCGCGGGTCGCTGACGCCTACGGCGATGTCATCGAGATCGAGCAAGGCTGGACCGACAACACGCAGCAGTCCTTCTACAACACACCCCAGGGCTCCGAGGTCCTCCCCTATGCGTGGGTCGTCGTCCTGGAGCAGAGCGCCAGCGAGAAGCCCTTCCTGG encodes the following:
- a CDS encoding alpha/beta fold hydrolase, with protein sequence MPFASLHGQNIHYEDTGGPGRPLILGHDFPLDSRMFDPQALVLAPEFRIIRWDARALGRTHWDGKPFSLWDSADDCIALLDYLGIDQAVVGGVNLGGQCALRAALRYPERVKALVLLGTRATREDPQLREIYLDMARIWSSEGPIDPLLNILASELFGEPFRFRHWFSRWRVLSGAHILAATLCLMERDDIYPQLKNIRCPSLILHGSEDLSVPPAQGELLHLMMSGSSSFVPIPGAAHAANLTHPHAVNPPLLEFLRARA
- the def gene encoding peptide deformylase, producing the protein MKGTILKIVQAGDPVLRQQARDLTPEEISSPEVKALIERMRDTMRDTPGVGLAAPQVGVSLRLVVVEDRAEYQAGLSPEELALRERKPVPFHVLINPRLVVEDPTPAEFYEGCLSASGYAALVRRASGVRVEALDENGKPVSISARGWYARILQHEVDHLEGTLYLDRMETRSFTTAENQRRYWAGRTTAQVREALGLQNPSK